ATGGGATAAAGAACATTAATTCTATTTACAGTattgttgaaataaaaaaaagataaaaatagaaaataccTTTCCCAATTTCTTAGACCTTGCCAATTGTTAAGTTTTCAGCATTTTGATGCTTAAAAAAccgaaaatttaaagaaataaaatgttacgCTGTACCTTCTGCAATTCAAATTTTGGGCGATCTTTTGCgggaaaaggagaaaattactgcaaaaaaaaccagtATAGGATTAACTCCATGTacagtttatttaattatttctatgccacatgatgatgatgatgataagtccCACCTCTTACTCCAAAACAGGTTTGAGAAGGACGGAATTATCTTTACGATATTTTTACTCTAGttgtataataaaaattaataaaccgCAAGTGGGAGCGTCGAAGAGAATTTCGAGGAATCCAACAAGCCATTAACATATCTGATAAGACCAACACAATTTCACCGAGGAAGAAATGAGCCTTACTTCACGACAATGGTATTTCAGTACGTAACGTTCCAGCGATCGAGGAATGGGACTGGTCCACCACGTTTAAGAACACCGCTGCGACATGCATATGACCAGTTCCTCTAACACCAACGGGTGGATTAGGGCACTACCTTCCGAAGCAGGGAAATCCATATCTGCGAACTCGGCCACATACAACCATCAATGTATGAATTCCGTTGTGAACTTCCAGACCGTGAACACACAATGAATCCCCCACAAATGACATCAATCTGTCCACATATGCGCGTGCGTGTCTCAAACTTGCGTTGTCTCTttcttttatatattttttaaattaaaagtacacaaaaaaaatcttatcatcatcatctagaTCATGATGACAAGTGCAGTTACACAACATAGAGTGACATGGACATCTACACATATTTAACATTACACAGGTTGTTTGACATACACAGCACACCTACGCTTGAACTCCTGTACGCTGCTCGCGTTTTTTAATTTCCTGGGCATTCTGTTGTACCGTTGaatcccttcttttttttttgttaacgtgtagggaaccttcaaaaggtccccatctcggaaggaggtctgcggctacagaccaaccctcaagacGGGGTATGTAGGATTCATCGTGACACTGGGCCCGTTAAGCGGACCCGGCtgccgatgcgacccaactaaaccacttcTCGACCTGATTCgaacctgccgatgcgctgatgtgcgtagtactccatgcaggatcgtttgtgcgatgcactcatcccgttgaAGCGCGGTTACTCCGTTACTCCCGGTcgggtctaagctcctgctgctgctctggttactcgtcgctgctgctgctgcttccgttgtcgTTGTGGTCCTTTGTGGGCGGTTACggcagcagctgttgctgccttggttgttccgtgttccgccgtcgttgttgtcgcctccgtcttgccgttggtggacttacctcattccacctcacttggaggtttctgaagatggtccgagcggcagtccggactgcttcccaAGTGTCGCGGTTGGCgcacatttccgccgccagattgtccatcgtcaagcgggtgtggctctgctgctgcatctcttgTTGGATCtgagcaaaccgtggacagtggaacattacgtggtcgacatcttccacgtcgtggtcacacaccgggcagttaGGCGAgccgtcgaggatgcctttctcgacgaagtagctccggagaaacccatgccctgtaaagagttgagatagaaagaaatcaatttctccgtgcttaagatttacccaggacataatgtccgtgataagtctcctcgtcttcatccccggcgatccctgctgctctgctccggctgtccactgttgttgccagcgttccatggtctcctctctgcgtcgctttcgtatgtctggtccagtaTATCCCCTCGCTACCTTGTCGTCGTGGCAGCGAATATCCTCCTCTAGGAGGAGGACGCGATGGATGGATATCTCTCTGTAGAAGTGTCCGTCCCCACGATGGTGCCGCGTAACGTTAACCAGggctctccttctgctgcttttggggccacacttgttcggcatcagagCGGTCAAGGCATTTGCGAAACGTGTTGCCTTGGTGCAGACCTTCTCCAAATGTCGGCCGTAGTGCTGCTTGCGGCAGAGCTCGACGCCGAGGTACTTGAGCGATTCCGTGGAAATGATCGTGTGTCCCCCCGTCTGTAGTTGACCTACTTGCGGGTTGTGATGTGTGCAGAAGATCATGTAGCCGGTCTTTTGATGGGCCAGCTTCAGACCCACTGCATCCATCCAACGCTCGATCATCTGCAGGTTCCTCGTAGCATGGTTGCAGATTTCCTGTGGGTCCCTCCCGATAAGGGTGAACGCCACATCATCCGCAAATCCAATAATGTCCGCACGCTTCCCGGATAGCTCCAGACGTAGAAGGTCGtcgtacatgacgttccacagtgTTGGCCCTAGAACCGAACCCTGTGGAACACCCGCCGTCACTGGTAGCGAGACCATTCCTTCGTCCGTCTCGTAATGGAGCGCGCGATTGATGAAGTAGTTCCGTTGAATCCCTTTGAAATACAAAGAGTTCCTAGCACAATGAGATAGTAAGTTTGGGACGCTGGCCTCATCAGCTCTGCGTGTACAGTACCTGTGAACGTCAGATCCCCGCACTATTCTCTCTCCCAGATACTCTGGCAACAGGTTGTTCAATAGTCGATACACAAATGTCATGGTTTGATACAAAATCCTTTGCTCTACAGACATCCATTGCAGGATATCCAGCATAACAGCGGACGATGTACGTCGACCACAACCCAAAATAAGCCTCATAATACGATTTTGCAACCGTTCAAGCCGAATAATTTGCCCCTTATTACCGAGAAACAAAATGGACGAGCAGAAATCAAAGTGTGGGGATATTAGTGATTTGTAGAGGTGGACTTTCGTGGAATTTCAACTTGTCGTCTAATATAACCCCCAAGTATTTCACCAGCCGATGGGTTTATCATCATGGGTTTTACAAATATGAGTCTTAACCTAAGAATCGGGGATGGGTGCAGAATTGGGATACAGGGATGCAAACATCAAATCAATGATTCTTTAAAGAATCATTAAAGGCCGTAAGCTGTCGTATGAAAGGGGACATTATAGCCATGGCGTGTACCATGAGACGGGATAAGGATAGGCGGTCTGTTTCGTAAACGACGGGAGGGAGCATACAATGGAATAAAGGATAAAAGTGCAGGAACATCGTGAGCATTGGAGAGGAGAGAAGCGATGAAATAGGAGCAGGAGTCGCGTTCTTATCGATTCAAGTCCCAACATTAGACAACGATGGGGATAAGAGACAATGCTcgaatataataaaataacatttataTAACTTCGGCGATAAATTTTAGGTTGGCATGTAGAGGTTTATTATAGTTAGTTTCAAGTTTCTGTTAGTATTATTTTCCAAGataatttttaatctttttatttGAGCATGAGTATTTTTCAAGGATATAATAAGTTATAATATATAGGCAGCATGTGACATGagaaagcaaataataattCATAAATTGCATGTCTTTCAGTATTGTTAATCTAAGGCAAACCGAACAGCTTGTATTACAAATTAAAGGTAAAGCTATCGAAACTGAGCTTTGTTTATACGTATTTTATCTCATCTGTAGTAGGAACTGAGAACACGGAAATACTGTGCCTATCAGAAACACGACATCGTGGGCATAATTAAAACACAATCAGCTTTCGCGGATGATTATTAGGGATTCATTTGCACGGTCTGGTCGGTTCCACACCCATTCCCTAAGCGTAGCGTAACTTGTAACCCGATACGAGTGAGGTTCGCCCtctttttgtgctttgttttgcctGCCCTGTTTGCTAACCATGGGCTCGGCAGATCGTTAATGGGCTCGGTATTAGTACCTTTGACTTTGAGAAGGGAAATAGTGAACCGTGAAAAGGCCAACAAAGCCAAAGTAGTGTATACGAACCGTAGCGACATTAAAGCGCTTTTCGCTGTCTTTGTTCAACCAGCGTAGAGTTCGCTCTGCTATGTCGACCGCTCGCGAGGTGTGGT
This genomic window from Anopheles maculipalpis chromosome 2RL, idAnoMacuDA_375_x, whole genome shotgun sequence contains:
- the LOC126559506 gene encoding uncharacterized protein LOC126559506; its protein translation is MYDDLLRLELSGKRADIIGFADDVAFTLIGRDPQEICNHATRNLQMIERWMDAVGLKLAHQKTGYMIFCTHHNPQGMGFSGATSSRKASSTARLTARCVTTTWKMSTT